The Tissierellales bacterium DNA window TATTTTTGAAGCAGAACAGTGATCTCCATGTTCGTAATAAGCACAAGTATTTACAACACATTTTACTCCGTCTAAAGTTGTATTAGTTTTTTCAACCCTCATTAGAATTCTCCTTTCAAATTTATTTATTTCATATCTTTATTTTGTATAGATTTTAACTAGAATATTCTAGATATAAATAAAAAGGCAAAAGGGTGAGTTTATGAATAAAAAAGAAAGACTAGATAAAGTAATTTCAAATATGGGTTTT harbors:
- a CDS encoding DUF1540 domain-containing protein, which gives rise to MRVEKTNTTLDGVKCVVNTCAYYEHGDHCSASKIEIQPRNASSTKETDCVTFSPDNQLT